The Aphelocoma coerulescens isolate FSJ_1873_10779 chromosome 14, UR_Acoe_1.0, whole genome shotgun sequence genome has a window encoding:
- the CCP110 gene encoding centriolar coiled-coil protein of 110 kDa isoform X2 — protein sequence MLFSLQGLGSTWENNVIILCSLDNMKMEDYEIFCRKHLSRIQEEVVKGETSLTVQHKNISLIQFYRVPVLSPLLSLEKKKEIQQYKKKALDLETRKRESRKKALLNRVQEIVENVQMKKGPTTSDVNTLEAESSCPDLDSKALTDFTALSDTNSTRSPERHGSMDLEKTPERRPSDTAGQMTSNMTEVVKAAEEKVSSKPSESRLSKDAPCPRAASPDKGCNKLPSHALQKQEGRVGSPSDEDVQDPCVMSLQNLIKKSREYIEKEQSKRASKSSSKRSTSESHSDKENDAVKTTDSVKERAKFTGRSCSVQTFDKPSLNKSNTLLQGASTHTNNTSMSALSSFSKVDIPVRVGTPPLVDSDSDEELKKNCVFERDSSIVRSLTGSYAKLPSPEPSMSPKMHRRRPRPLSMGHIIINNPVNAYELSPKGKGRAMDLIMQDIADKNNVSESVPKFMVDFTTVCPGRIPGVSRNSSGPCDGLGVGKPNRHSFGLFESRGTVSATVEGHVVVDSRGPHKVETSTGMVPPKVNEPFAISQSTVTQKILAVNEMKPATLPENTKCNSPVELNKSYDVESPSPLLMQSKNVRQQMDNTPSVASANEQFPENFGKVKRRLDLDTDNCQKENGSCVLRVGMEEQENQWLQEQKYPVGSVYITKNAVLENMAKEDILKTKMLAFEEMRKRLEEQHAQQLSILIAEQEREQEKLQKELEEQERQLKGKKVTTTEIEISKVNINSRMELEWRKKSESGLLESVQSQLETVHNTNSTSIGFAHTTPNTFASTSETSFYLWGPSGSGVIKTSVCRPSNRIKTRWTQVFSPEIQMKFDKITAVAKGFLTRRLLQTEKLKHLKQTVKDTLEFIKNFQSEAPLKRGSVSAQDASLHERVMAQLRAALFDIHDIFFTMEASERMNILRHDREVRKEKMLRQMDKVKSPRERVTLSTATQKSLDRKKYMKASEMGIPSKKIIIKQKPPENRILQPNQGQNAPVHRLLCRQGSICRKNPKKEAKCCDNLRRQHSLG from the exons ATGTTGTTTTCCCTTCAAGGTCTTGGAAGTACATGGGAGAATAATGTTATTATTCTTTGCAGCTTAGATAACATGAAGATGGAGGACTATGAAATATTCTGTAGGAAGCACCTTTCCAGAATCCAAGAAGAGGTAGTAAAAGGAGAAACCTCTTTGACTGTTCAGCACAAAAACATCTCCCTCATTCAATTCTATAGAGTCCCTGTGCTTTCTCCTCTG CTTagccttgaaaagaaaaaggaaatacagcAATATAAGAAGAAAGCACTGGACCTAGAGACCAGGAAACGGGAGTCCCGGAAAAAAGCTTTATTGAATCGTGTTCAGGAGATTGTAGAAAATGTCCAG ATGAAGAAAGGACCTACCACGAGTGATGTGAACACTCTGGAGGCTGAGAGTTCTTGCCCTGATTTGGATTCAAAGGCTTTGACTGACTTCACAGCTCTATCAGATACCAATTCAACACGTTCTCCTGAAAGGCACGGTTCCATGGACCTGGAAAAGACACCAGAACGTAGACCATCAGATACTGCAGGGCAAATGACATCAAATATGACGGAAGTAGttaaagcagcagaagaaaaggttTCCTCCAAGCCAAGTGAGAGTCGCTTGTCGAAAGACGCTCCTTGTCCGAGGGCTGCGTCTCCTGACAAGGGGTGTAACAAGCTCCCGTCTCACGCTCTGCAAAAGCAGGAGGGACGAGTCGGGTCTCCGTCGGATGAGGATGTCCAGGATCCGTGTGTCATGAGTCTCCAGAACCTGATCAAGAAGTCCAGGGAATACATAGAGAAAGAGCAGAGCAAGCGTGCCTCAAAAAGCAGTTCCAAGAGGAGTACGAGTGAGAGTCATTCGGATAAAGAAAATGACGCTGTTAAAACAACTGACTCTGTGAAAGAGAGAGCGAAGTTTACAGGCAGAAGTTGCTCTGTTCAGACGTTTGATAAACCCAGTCTTAATAAATCAAATACCCTTCTCCAAGGTGCCTCTACTCATACAAATAACACAAGTATGTCCGCTTTATCCAGTTTTTCTAAAGTAGACATACCTGTGAGAGTTGGAACACCCCCTTTGGTGGATTCCGATTCAGATGAGGAATTGAAAAAGAATTGTGTGTTTGAGCGTGACAGCAGCATTGTCAGGAGCCTCACAGGCTCTTATGCCAAATTGCCAAGCCCAGAGCCAAGCATGAGCCCTAAAATGCACCGACGGCGCCCAAGGCCTTTATCCATGGGACACATCATTATAAACAACCCTGTGAATGCTTACGAGCTAAGTCCTAAAGGCAAGGGTAGAGCAATGGATTTGATCATGCAAGATATTGCAGATAAAAACAACGTGTCTGAATCGGTGCCAAAGTTCATGGTGGACTTCACTACAGTTTGCCCTGGCAGAATTCCTGGTGTCAGCAGGAATTCTTCAGGCCCCTGTGATGGGTTGGGGGTTGGCAAACCAAATCGCCATTCCTTCGGGCTCTTTGAGAGCAGAGGAACGGTGTCGGCTACGGTGGAAGGTCACGTGGTGGTGGACAGCAGAGGGCCACATAAAGTAGAGACCAGTACTGGTATGGTGCCTCCAAAAGTGAATGAGCCCTTTGCCATCAGCCAGTCTACAGTGACACAGAAGATCCTGGCTGTGAATGAAATGAAACCAGCTACTTTGCCAGAGAACACTAAATGTAATTCTCCAGTGGAACTCAATAAATCTTATGACGTAGAAAGTCCATCTCCACTACTAATGCAGAGCAAGAATGTGCGACAGCAGATGGATAATACCCCAAGTGTTGCCTCAGCAAATGAGCAGTTTCCAGAAAATTTTGGAAAGGTAAAACGTAGACTTGATTTGGACACCGACAACTGCCAAAAAGAAAATGGTTCCTGCGTTCTAAGAGTTGGAATGGAAGAACAAGAGAACCAGTGGTTGCAAGAACAGAAATATCCTGTGGGATCAGTTTACATTACCAAGAACGCAGTCCTTGAAAATATGGCGAAAG aagatattttaaaaactaaaatgtTGGCCTTTGAAGAAATGAGAAAGAGACTTGAAGAACAGCATGCACAACAACTGTCGATTCTGATAGCTGAACAAGAGAGAGAACAGGAGAAATTGCAGAAG GAACTGGAAGAGCAGGAGAGACAGTTGAAAGGAAAGAAGGTTACTACAACGGAAATAGAAATTTCCAAAGTGAATATTAACAGTAGGATGGAGTtggagtggaggaaaaaaagtgaaagtggCTTGCTGGAAAGTGTGCAGTCTCAGCTGGAGACAGTCCATAACACAAACTCCACCAGCATTG gttTTGCTCATACAACACCCAACACCTTTGCTTCAACAAGTGAAACTTCATTCTATCTCTGGGGACCCTCAGGTAGTGGAGTTATAAAAACCTCAGTATGCAGGCCAAGTAATAGGATCAAAACTAGGTGGACTCag GTTTTCAGTCCAGAGATACAAATGAAGTTCGACAAGATCACTGCAGTGGCAAAGGGATTTCTTACTCGTAGACTCCTGCAGACAGAAAAACTGAAACATCTTAAGCAAACTGTAAAA GATACTCTGGAATTCATAAAAAATTTTCAGTCTGAAGCCCCACTGAAAAGAGGAAGTGTGTCAGCACAAGATGCATCCCTTCATGAAAGAGTAATGGCTCAG CTGCGAGCTGCTCTGTTTGACATCCATGACATCTTTTTCACAATGGAGGCATCGGAGAGAATGAATATTCTGCGTCACGACCGTGAAGTTCGTAAAGAGAAGATGCTCAGGCAAATG gataaaGTAAAGAGCCCAAGAGAGCGAGTGACACTTTCAACAGCTACGCAGAAATCTCTGGACAGGAAAAAGTACATGAA GGCTTCAGAAATGGGAATACcaagtaaaaaaataatcatcAAACAAAAACCTCCTGAAAACCG CATACTTCAGCCAAACCAAGGACAGAATGCCCCGGTTCATAGACTGCTTTGCAGACAAGG GAGCATATGCAGGAAGAACCCAAAGAAAGAAGCCAAATGTTGTGACAATTTAAGAAGACAGCACTCACTGGGATAA
- the CCP110 gene encoding centriolar coiled-coil protein of 110 kDa isoform X3: MKMEDYEIFCRKHLSRIQEEVVKGETSLTVQHKNISLIQFYRVPVLSPLLSLEKKKEIQQYKKKALDLETRKRESRKKALLNRVQEIVENVQMKKGPTTSDVNTLEAESSCPDLDSKALTDFTALSDTNSTRSPERHGSMDLEKTPERRPSDTAGQMTSNMTEVVKAAEEKVSSKPSESRLSKDAPCPRAASPDKGCNKLPSHALQKQEGRVGSPSDEDVQDPCVMSLQNLIKKSREYIEKEQSKRASKSSSKRSTSESHSDKENDAVKTTDSVKERAKFTGRSCSVQTFDKPSLNKSNTLLQGASTHTNNTSMSALSSFSKVDIPVRVGTPPLVDSDSDEELKKNCVFERDSSIVRSLTGSYAKLPSPEPSMSPKMHRRRPRPLSMGHIIINNPVNAYELSPKGKGRAMDLIMQDIADKNNVSESVPKFMVDFTTVCPGRIPGVSRNSSGPCDGLGVGKPNRHSFGLFESRGTVSATVEGHVVVDSRGPHKVETSTGMVPPKVNEPFAISQSTVTQKILAVNEMKPATLPENTKCNSPVELNKSYDVESPSPLLMQSKNVRQQMDNTPSVASANEQFPENFGKVKRRLDLDTDNCQKENGSCVLRVGMEEQENQWLQEQKYPVGSVYITKNAVLENMAKEDILKTKMLAFEEMRKRLEEQHAQQLSILIAEQEREQEKLQKELEEQERQLKGKKVTTTEIEISKVNINSRMELEWRKKSESGLLESVQSQLETVHNTNSTSIGFAHTTPNTFASTSETSFYLWGPSGSGVIKTSVCRPSNRIKTRWTQVFSPEIQMKFDKITAVAKGFLTRRLLQTEKLKHLKQTVKDTLEFIKNFQSEAPLKRGSVSAQDASLHERVMAQLRAALFDIHDIFFTMEASERMNILRHDREVRKEKMLRQMDKVKSPRERVTLSTATQKSLDRKKYMKASEMGIPSKKIIIKQKPPENRILQPNQGQNAPVHRLLCRQGTPKTSVNGVEQNRKKASESRVSNKAVSGAYAGRTQRKKPNVVTI, encoded by the exons ATGAAGATGGAGGACTATGAAATATTCTGTAGGAAGCACCTTTCCAGAATCCAAGAAGAGGTAGTAAAAGGAGAAACCTCTTTGACTGTTCAGCACAAAAACATCTCCCTCATTCAATTCTATAGAGTCCCTGTGCTTTCTCCTCTG CTTagccttgaaaagaaaaaggaaatacagcAATATAAGAAGAAAGCACTGGACCTAGAGACCAGGAAACGGGAGTCCCGGAAAAAAGCTTTATTGAATCGTGTTCAGGAGATTGTAGAAAATGTCCAG ATGAAGAAAGGACCTACCACGAGTGATGTGAACACTCTGGAGGCTGAGAGTTCTTGCCCTGATTTGGATTCAAAGGCTTTGACTGACTTCACAGCTCTATCAGATACCAATTCAACACGTTCTCCTGAAAGGCACGGTTCCATGGACCTGGAAAAGACACCAGAACGTAGACCATCAGATACTGCAGGGCAAATGACATCAAATATGACGGAAGTAGttaaagcagcagaagaaaaggttTCCTCCAAGCCAAGTGAGAGTCGCTTGTCGAAAGACGCTCCTTGTCCGAGGGCTGCGTCTCCTGACAAGGGGTGTAACAAGCTCCCGTCTCACGCTCTGCAAAAGCAGGAGGGACGAGTCGGGTCTCCGTCGGATGAGGATGTCCAGGATCCGTGTGTCATGAGTCTCCAGAACCTGATCAAGAAGTCCAGGGAATACATAGAGAAAGAGCAGAGCAAGCGTGCCTCAAAAAGCAGTTCCAAGAGGAGTACGAGTGAGAGTCATTCGGATAAAGAAAATGACGCTGTTAAAACAACTGACTCTGTGAAAGAGAGAGCGAAGTTTACAGGCAGAAGTTGCTCTGTTCAGACGTTTGATAAACCCAGTCTTAATAAATCAAATACCCTTCTCCAAGGTGCCTCTACTCATACAAATAACACAAGTATGTCCGCTTTATCCAGTTTTTCTAAAGTAGACATACCTGTGAGAGTTGGAACACCCCCTTTGGTGGATTCCGATTCAGATGAGGAATTGAAAAAGAATTGTGTGTTTGAGCGTGACAGCAGCATTGTCAGGAGCCTCACAGGCTCTTATGCCAAATTGCCAAGCCCAGAGCCAAGCATGAGCCCTAAAATGCACCGACGGCGCCCAAGGCCTTTATCCATGGGACACATCATTATAAACAACCCTGTGAATGCTTACGAGCTAAGTCCTAAAGGCAAGGGTAGAGCAATGGATTTGATCATGCAAGATATTGCAGATAAAAACAACGTGTCTGAATCGGTGCCAAAGTTCATGGTGGACTTCACTACAGTTTGCCCTGGCAGAATTCCTGGTGTCAGCAGGAATTCTTCAGGCCCCTGTGATGGGTTGGGGGTTGGCAAACCAAATCGCCATTCCTTCGGGCTCTTTGAGAGCAGAGGAACGGTGTCGGCTACGGTGGAAGGTCACGTGGTGGTGGACAGCAGAGGGCCACATAAAGTAGAGACCAGTACTGGTATGGTGCCTCCAAAAGTGAATGAGCCCTTTGCCATCAGCCAGTCTACAGTGACACAGAAGATCCTGGCTGTGAATGAAATGAAACCAGCTACTTTGCCAGAGAACACTAAATGTAATTCTCCAGTGGAACTCAATAAATCTTATGACGTAGAAAGTCCATCTCCACTACTAATGCAGAGCAAGAATGTGCGACAGCAGATGGATAATACCCCAAGTGTTGCCTCAGCAAATGAGCAGTTTCCAGAAAATTTTGGAAAGGTAAAACGTAGACTTGATTTGGACACCGACAACTGCCAAAAAGAAAATGGTTCCTGCGTTCTAAGAGTTGGAATGGAAGAACAAGAGAACCAGTGGTTGCAAGAACAGAAATATCCTGTGGGATCAGTTTACATTACCAAGAACGCAGTCCTTGAAAATATGGCGAAAG aagatattttaaaaactaaaatgtTGGCCTTTGAAGAAATGAGAAAGAGACTTGAAGAACAGCATGCACAACAACTGTCGATTCTGATAGCTGAACAAGAGAGAGAACAGGAGAAATTGCAGAAG GAACTGGAAGAGCAGGAGAGACAGTTGAAAGGAAAGAAGGTTACTACAACGGAAATAGAAATTTCCAAAGTGAATATTAACAGTAGGATGGAGTtggagtggaggaaaaaaagtgaaagtggCTTGCTGGAAAGTGTGCAGTCTCAGCTGGAGACAGTCCATAACACAAACTCCACCAGCATTG gttTTGCTCATACAACACCCAACACCTTTGCTTCAACAAGTGAAACTTCATTCTATCTCTGGGGACCCTCAGGTAGTGGAGTTATAAAAACCTCAGTATGCAGGCCAAGTAATAGGATCAAAACTAGGTGGACTCag GTTTTCAGTCCAGAGATACAAATGAAGTTCGACAAGATCACTGCAGTGGCAAAGGGATTTCTTACTCGTAGACTCCTGCAGACAGAAAAACTGAAACATCTTAAGCAAACTGTAAAA GATACTCTGGAATTCATAAAAAATTTTCAGTCTGAAGCCCCACTGAAAAGAGGAAGTGTGTCAGCACAAGATGCATCCCTTCATGAAAGAGTAATGGCTCAG CTGCGAGCTGCTCTGTTTGACATCCATGACATCTTTTTCACAATGGAGGCATCGGAGAGAATGAATATTCTGCGTCACGACCGTGAAGTTCGTAAAGAGAAGATGCTCAGGCAAATG gataaaGTAAAGAGCCCAAGAGAGCGAGTGACACTTTCAACAGCTACGCAGAAATCTCTGGACAGGAAAAAGTACATGAA GGCTTCAGAAATGGGAATACcaagtaaaaaaataatcatcAAACAAAAACCTCCTGAAAACCG CATACTTCAGCCAAACCAAGGACAGAATGCCCCGGTTCATAGACTGCTTTGCAGACAAGG AACCCCTAAGACCTCAGTGAATGGGGTTGAGCAAAATAGAAAGAAGGCCTCAGAGAGCAGAGTGTCTAACAAGGCTGTTTCAG GAGCATATGCAGGAAGAACCCAAAGAAAGAAGCCAAATGTTGTGACAATTTAA
- the CCP110 gene encoding centriolar coiled-coil protein of 110 kDa isoform X1, giving the protein MLFSLQGLGSTWENNVIILCSLDNMKMEDYEIFCRKHLSRIQEEVVKGETSLTVQHKNISLIQFYRVPVLSPLLSLEKKKEIQQYKKKALDLETRKRESRKKALLNRVQEIVENVQMKKGPTTSDVNTLEAESSCPDLDSKALTDFTALSDTNSTRSPERHGSMDLEKTPERRPSDTAGQMTSNMTEVVKAAEEKVSSKPSESRLSKDAPCPRAASPDKGCNKLPSHALQKQEGRVGSPSDEDVQDPCVMSLQNLIKKSREYIEKEQSKRASKSSSKRSTSESHSDKENDAVKTTDSVKERAKFTGRSCSVQTFDKPSLNKSNTLLQGASTHTNNTSMSALSSFSKVDIPVRVGTPPLVDSDSDEELKKNCVFERDSSIVRSLTGSYAKLPSPEPSMSPKMHRRRPRPLSMGHIIINNPVNAYELSPKGKGRAMDLIMQDIADKNNVSESVPKFMVDFTTVCPGRIPGVSRNSSGPCDGLGVGKPNRHSFGLFESRGTVSATVEGHVVVDSRGPHKVETSTGMVPPKVNEPFAISQSTVTQKILAVNEMKPATLPENTKCNSPVELNKSYDVESPSPLLMQSKNVRQQMDNTPSVASANEQFPENFGKVKRRLDLDTDNCQKENGSCVLRVGMEEQENQWLQEQKYPVGSVYITKNAVLENMAKDILKTKMLAFEEMRKRLEEQHAQQLSILIAEQEREQEKLQKELEEQERQLKGKKVTTTEIEISKVNINSRMELEWRKKSESGLLESVQSQLETVHNTNSTSIGFAHTTPNTFASTSETSFYLWGPSGSGVIKTSVCRPSNRIKTRWTQVFSPEIQMKFDKITAVAKGFLTRRLLQTEKLKHLKQTVKDTLEFIKNFQSEAPLKRGSVSAQDASLHERVMAQLRAALFDIHDIFFTMEASERMNILRHDREVRKEKMLRQMDKVKSPRERVTLSTATQKSLDRKKYMKASEMGIPSKKIIIKQKPPENRILQPNQGQNAPVHRLLCRQGTPKTSVNGVEQNRKKASESRVSNKAVSGAYAGRTQRKKPNVVTI; this is encoded by the exons ATGTTGTTTTCCCTTCAAGGTCTTGGAAGTACATGGGAGAATAATGTTATTATTCTTTGCAGCTTAGATAACATGAAGATGGAGGACTATGAAATATTCTGTAGGAAGCACCTTTCCAGAATCCAAGAAGAGGTAGTAAAAGGAGAAACCTCTTTGACTGTTCAGCACAAAAACATCTCCCTCATTCAATTCTATAGAGTCCCTGTGCTTTCTCCTCTG CTTagccttgaaaagaaaaaggaaatacagcAATATAAGAAGAAAGCACTGGACCTAGAGACCAGGAAACGGGAGTCCCGGAAAAAAGCTTTATTGAATCGTGTTCAGGAGATTGTAGAAAATGTCCAG ATGAAGAAAGGACCTACCACGAGTGATGTGAACACTCTGGAGGCTGAGAGTTCTTGCCCTGATTTGGATTCAAAGGCTTTGACTGACTTCACAGCTCTATCAGATACCAATTCAACACGTTCTCCTGAAAGGCACGGTTCCATGGACCTGGAAAAGACACCAGAACGTAGACCATCAGATACTGCAGGGCAAATGACATCAAATATGACGGAAGTAGttaaagcagcagaagaaaaggttTCCTCCAAGCCAAGTGAGAGTCGCTTGTCGAAAGACGCTCCTTGTCCGAGGGCTGCGTCTCCTGACAAGGGGTGTAACAAGCTCCCGTCTCACGCTCTGCAAAAGCAGGAGGGACGAGTCGGGTCTCCGTCGGATGAGGATGTCCAGGATCCGTGTGTCATGAGTCTCCAGAACCTGATCAAGAAGTCCAGGGAATACATAGAGAAAGAGCAGAGCAAGCGTGCCTCAAAAAGCAGTTCCAAGAGGAGTACGAGTGAGAGTCATTCGGATAAAGAAAATGACGCTGTTAAAACAACTGACTCTGTGAAAGAGAGAGCGAAGTTTACAGGCAGAAGTTGCTCTGTTCAGACGTTTGATAAACCCAGTCTTAATAAATCAAATACCCTTCTCCAAGGTGCCTCTACTCATACAAATAACACAAGTATGTCCGCTTTATCCAGTTTTTCTAAAGTAGACATACCTGTGAGAGTTGGAACACCCCCTTTGGTGGATTCCGATTCAGATGAGGAATTGAAAAAGAATTGTGTGTTTGAGCGTGACAGCAGCATTGTCAGGAGCCTCACAGGCTCTTATGCCAAATTGCCAAGCCCAGAGCCAAGCATGAGCCCTAAAATGCACCGACGGCGCCCAAGGCCTTTATCCATGGGACACATCATTATAAACAACCCTGTGAATGCTTACGAGCTAAGTCCTAAAGGCAAGGGTAGAGCAATGGATTTGATCATGCAAGATATTGCAGATAAAAACAACGTGTCTGAATCGGTGCCAAAGTTCATGGTGGACTTCACTACAGTTTGCCCTGGCAGAATTCCTGGTGTCAGCAGGAATTCTTCAGGCCCCTGTGATGGGTTGGGGGTTGGCAAACCAAATCGCCATTCCTTCGGGCTCTTTGAGAGCAGAGGAACGGTGTCGGCTACGGTGGAAGGTCACGTGGTGGTGGACAGCAGAGGGCCACATAAAGTAGAGACCAGTACTGGTATGGTGCCTCCAAAAGTGAATGAGCCCTTTGCCATCAGCCAGTCTACAGTGACACAGAAGATCCTGGCTGTGAATGAAATGAAACCAGCTACTTTGCCAGAGAACACTAAATGTAATTCTCCAGTGGAACTCAATAAATCTTATGACGTAGAAAGTCCATCTCCACTACTAATGCAGAGCAAGAATGTGCGACAGCAGATGGATAATACCCCAAGTGTTGCCTCAGCAAATGAGCAGTTTCCAGAAAATTTTGGAAAGGTAAAACGTAGACTTGATTTGGACACCGACAACTGCCAAAAAGAAAATGGTTCCTGCGTTCTAAGAGTTGGAATGGAAGAACAAGAGAACCAGTGGTTGCAAGAACAGAAATATCCTGTGGGATCAGTTTACATTACCAAGAACGCAGTCCTTGAAAATATGGCGAAAG atattttaaaaactaaaatgtTGGCCTTTGAAGAAATGAGAAAGAGACTTGAAGAACAGCATGCACAACAACTGTCGATTCTGATAGCTGAACAAGAGAGAGAACAGGAGAAATTGCAGAAG GAACTGGAAGAGCAGGAGAGACAGTTGAAAGGAAAGAAGGTTACTACAACGGAAATAGAAATTTCCAAAGTGAATATTAACAGTAGGATGGAGTtggagtggaggaaaaaaagtgaaagtggCTTGCTGGAAAGTGTGCAGTCTCAGCTGGAGACAGTCCATAACACAAACTCCACCAGCATTG gttTTGCTCATACAACACCCAACACCTTTGCTTCAACAAGTGAAACTTCATTCTATCTCTGGGGACCCTCAGGTAGTGGAGTTATAAAAACCTCAGTATGCAGGCCAAGTAATAGGATCAAAACTAGGTGGACTCag GTTTTCAGTCCAGAGATACAAATGAAGTTCGACAAGATCACTGCAGTGGCAAAGGGATTTCTTACTCGTAGACTCCTGCAGACAGAAAAACTGAAACATCTTAAGCAAACTGTAAAA GATACTCTGGAATTCATAAAAAATTTTCAGTCTGAAGCCCCACTGAAAAGAGGAAGTGTGTCAGCACAAGATGCATCCCTTCATGAAAGAGTAATGGCTCAG CTGCGAGCTGCTCTGTTTGACATCCATGACATCTTTTTCACAATGGAGGCATCGGAGAGAATGAATATTCTGCGTCACGACCGTGAAGTTCGTAAAGAGAAGATGCTCAGGCAAATG gataaaGTAAAGAGCCCAAGAGAGCGAGTGACACTTTCAACAGCTACGCAGAAATCTCTGGACAGGAAAAAGTACATGAA GGCTTCAGAAATGGGAATACcaagtaaaaaaataatcatcAAACAAAAACCTCCTGAAAACCG CATACTTCAGCCAAACCAAGGACAGAATGCCCCGGTTCATAGACTGCTTTGCAGACAAGG AACCCCTAAGACCTCAGTGAATGGGGTTGAGCAAAATAGAAAGAAGGCCTCAGAGAGCAGAGTGTCTAACAAGGCTGTTTCAG GAGCATATGCAGGAAGAACCCAAAGAAAGAAGCCAAATGTTGTGACAATTTAA
- the GDE1 gene encoding glycerophosphodiester phosphodiesterase 1: MLCHGEGLLSSLTALLVLALALSRSPALACLLPAGLCLALHLLALEPAAPRSAQRVLRPRGAAARIAHRGGAHDAPENTLAAIRQAAENGATGVELDLEFSADGVPILMHDDTVERTTDGAGRLQDLTFEEIRKLNPSAKHRLRSQFQGEKVPTLREAVVESMHHNLTIYFDVKGHANQAVDALKQLYQEFPDLYNSSIVCSFMPDVVYKMRQADRNVVTALTHRPWQLSHLGDGTPRFSSCWKHYLYVVMDVILDWSLHSFLWRLCGVSAVLIQKNFISQDYVRHWSSRGVQVVAWTVNTFAEKSYYESVLDCSYITDSLVEDCDPHY; encoded by the exons atgCTGTGCCACGGGGAGGGCCTGCTGAGCTCCCTGACGGCGCTGCTGGTGCTGGCGCTGGCGCTGAGCCGCAGCCCGGCGCTGGCCTGCCTGCTGCCGGCCGGGCTCTGCCTGGCGCTGCACCTCTTGGCCCTGGAGCCCGCGGCGCCCCGGAGCGCGCAGCGCGTCCTGCGGccccgcggcgccgccgcccgcaTCGCGCACCGCGGCGGCGCGCACGACGCGCCCGAGAACACGCTGGCGGCCATCCGACAG gcagctGAGAATGGAGCAACGGGTGTGGAGCTGGATCTTGAATTTAGTGCAGATGGTGTCCCCATTCTGATGCACGATGACACAGTCGAAAGGACAACGGATGGGGCTGGGAGACTGCAGGACTTGACTTttgaggaaattaggaaactcAATCCATCTGCAAAACACAGGCTACG GAGCCAGTTCCAAGGTGAAAAGGTACCAACTCTGAGAGAAGCTGTTGTGGAGTCTATGCATCACAATCTGACAATCTACTTTGATGTCAAAGGCCATGCAAATCAG GCAGTTGATGCCCTGAAACAACTCTACCAGGAATTTCCAGATTTGTATAACAGCAGCATAGTCTGTTCTTTCATGCCAGATGTTGTTTATAAG ATGAGACAAGCTGACAGAAATGTTGTGACAGCACTGACACACAGGCCCTGGCAGCTGAGTCACCTGGGAGATGGGACACCCCGCTTCAGCTCCTGCTGGAAGCATTACTTGTATGTGGTGATGGATGTCATTCTGGACTGGAGCCTGCACAGTTTCTTGTGGCGATTGTGTGGGGTTTCAGCTGTGCTCATACAGAAAAACTTCATTTCTCA GGACTATGTGAGGCACTGGTCTTCCAGAGGAGTTCAAGTGGTTGCCTGGACAGTGAACACGTTTGCAGAGAAAAGCTACTACGAAAGTGTCCTTGACTGCAGCTACATCACCGACAGCTTGGTGGAGGACTGTGACCCTCACTACTGA